Proteins found in one Vespula pensylvanica isolate Volc-1 chromosome 10, ASM1446617v1, whole genome shotgun sequence genomic segment:
- the LOC122632211 gene encoding ribonuclease P protein subunit p40-like: protein MLCPEVLNFKSPRHHVHFERIDCNRTDSPATIMKHYYNHVVSLIFPQSNNIPDSVINCISDDSDYYRIKDLRVSELLNKQFIDAFIKKGELTLLTIENKIDLCNTMAVTPTGVLIISLVRDDFQKLGLEGNASYFDYKTNTRNVVTINLTAEHFIPGKKNYERVKTALENHLNLIFDVILIWEPPDEKMCPSSVAAWFHERGYTVSLCRQKLSYKTEYRVNIPIITDVFNNTTFFEWLGFFSISGEIKNENTSKYVSTYECPKPNILVDQVKYLQYTGFFSNRRIMQIFNAIKEYLLTENNLPWCSFHVQGFSDSPVSWDLKEHTFFTDGDNSYTILFFPKAKCIIRKSLSSNNKSRIAL, encoded by the exons ATGTTGTGTCCTGAAGTATTGAATTTCAAATCACCTCGACATCATGTGCATTTTGAAAGAATAGATTGTAACAGAACAGATTCTCCTGCAACAATTATGAAGCATTATTATAATCACGTA gtATCCTTAATATTTCCGCAGTCGAATAATATTCCGGATAGTGTCATAAATTGTATTTCAGATGATAgtgattattatcgaattaaagaCCTTCGTGTTTCTGAATTGTTGAACAAACAATTTATTGatgcatttattaaaaaag gAGAATTAACACTTCtaacgattgaaaataaaatagatttatgtAATACTATGGCTGTTACTCCAACTGGTGTTTTGATAATTTCATTGGTACGCGATGATTTTCAAAAACTTGGATTAGAAGGAAATGCTtcttatttcgattataaGACAAATACAAGAAATg TTGTGACAATTAATTTAACGGCTGAACATTTCATACCtggtaagaaaaattatgaacgTGTTAAAACAGCATTGGAGAATCATCTTAACCTAATTTttgatgtaatattaatatgggAACCACCAG atgaAAAGATGTGTCCATCTTCAGTTGCTGCATGGTTCCATGAACGTGGATATACTGTTTCACTTTGCCGTCAAAAGCTTTCATATAAAACTGAATATCGTGTTAATATACCTATTATTACTgatgtttttaataatactacCTTTTTTGAATGGCTTGGATTTTTTAGTATTTCTGGAGAAAT aaaaaatgaaaatacatcaaaatacgtaagtacatatgaATGTCCAAAGCCAAATATATTAGTAGATCAAGTAAAATATCTACAATATACaggatttttttctaatcgaagaataatgcaaatatttaatgctataaaagaatatttattaacagaaaataatttaccatGGTGCAGTTTTCACGTGCAAGGATTTTCAGATAGTCCTGTTAGTTGGGATTTGAAAgaacatacattttttacagATGGTGACAATAGTTataccattttattttttcctaaggccaaatgtattataagaaaaagtttaagTTCTAACAATAAATCAAGAATTGCCTTatag
- the LOC122632210 gene encoding RNA-binding protein NOB1 yields the protein METSNKIQYLIVDTSAFIKNAALQEIGVNIITEKDVVSEITNKRQLRRLVVLPYDLSVQSAFPENIKFVTEFAKKTGDYTSLSATDVKVIALTYQLEKEKVGTEHLKEAPTIVKTINSAKRNKNRSKPIVGFYMPKKKLNRTNETKDKKNITQNEEEEEVYIDSIQEYLDPIDTVQNVDQQKNEENENVTKSQENEKNKKDEEYREYEEDEEDEDEREDELSSDATESSDEYVSDYETATSDIDYDKDIETEDLADKFSNLNCEPAQLEVQSEDGNMHNVDDILAPISDEKDKDALEQISEFEDECDNDSDWITPSNIKNMRRQMDSDILKEKSATVACLTMDFAMQNVLMQIGLNIASLDGRVIKQMRTFIFRCYACFKTTSIMTKIFCPNCGNKTLKKVAISLDDNGKQQIHINARRPLSAKGKRFSLPTPQGGKHANNPILCEDQPLPQQRVSKLARTKNNPLYEDYIAGFSPFVTRDVYSKSAMLGIRSNGGVKYWMKRNPNESRRKRK from the exons ATGGAAACTAgcaataaaatacaatatttgatCGTGGATACAAGtgcttttattaaaaatgcagCTCTGCAA GAAATTGGTGTTAATATTATAACCGAGAAGGATGTGGTTAGCGAGATTACCAATAAACGCCAATTGCGAAGGCTGGTTGTACTTCCATATGATTTAAGTGTTCAAAGTGCATTTCCAGAAAACATTAAGtttg ttacTGAATTTGCTAAGAAAACGGGTGATTATACGAGTTTATCTGCCACTGATGTTAAAGTAATTGCACTTACTTatcaattagaaaaagaaaaagtaggtaCAGAACATTTGAAGGAAGCTCCGACCATTGTAAAAACTATTAACAGTgcaaaacgtaataaaaatcgttcaaAACCTATTGTTGGATTTTATAtgccaaagaaaaaa cTAAACAGAACAAATGAaactaaagataaaaaaaatataacgcaaaatgaagaagaagaagaagtatatATTGATTCTATTCAAGAATATCTAGATCCAATTGATACTGTACAAAATGTGgatcaacaaaaaaatgaagaaaatgagaacGTAACAAAAAGtcaagaaaatgagaaaaacaaaaaagatgaagaatatcgggaatacgaagaagacgaagaagatgaagatgagagagaagatgaactTTCATCAGATGCCACAGAATCTTCTGATGAATATGTATCTGATTATGAAACAGCAACATCAGATATAGACTATGACAAAGATATTGAAACAGAAGATTTAGCAGATAAATTTTCGAATCTCAATTGTGAACCAGCTCAATTAGAAGTTCAGAGTGAGGATGGAAATATGCATAATGTAGACGATATTCTCGCACCTATATCagatgagaaagataaagatgcGTTAGAACAGATAAGTGAATTTGAAGACGAATGTGATAATGATAGTGATTGGATCACACCAA gtaacattaaaaatatgaggAGACAAATGGACTCTGATATACTTAAGGAAAAATCAGCTACTGTTGCATGCTTAACAATGGATTTTGCAATGCAAAATGTTTTAATGCAAATAGGATTGAATATAGCTTCGTTAGATGGAAGAGTAATCAAACAAATgcgaacttttatttttaggtGTTATGCTTGTTTCAAAACTACCAGCATAATGACTAAAATTTTTTGTCCAAATTGTGGTAATAAGACATTAAAAAAGGTTGCAATTTCATTAGATGACAATGGAAAACAACAAATTCATATTAATGCACGAAGACCACTTTCAGCCaagggaaagaga TTTTCTTTGCCCACACCACAAGGTGGAAAACATGCAAATAATCCAATACTTTGCGAGGATCAACCTTTGCCTCAACAACGTGTTTCAAAATTggcaagaacaaaaaataatccaCTATATGAAGATTATATAGCAGGATTTTCTCCATTCGTTACACGAGATGTATATTCAAAATCAGCTATGTTAGGTATTCGATCAAATGGTGGTGTTAAATATTGGATGAAGAGAAATCCAAATGAATctagaagaaaacgaaaatga